From the genome of Nicotiana tabacum cultivar K326 chromosome 17, ASM71507v2, whole genome shotgun sequence:
ttgtattcatactgttactttatttcaaatagttgtatttagaaaattgtagcaaactctgtagagcttatgacttgtactaccggattttgggaattgtaaattttatagagatttctatttcaaaaattgttagatcttatttaattattgttgttattcagtaaatattAGGCctacctagtccctaagattaggtgccatcacgatacctaacagagggaaaattgggtcgtgacacttctacatccgatgtcgaaacctatcaaatcaagtccgattgacctcaaattttgcacacaagtcacaattgatattacggacctactctaacttctagAATAGtaattcgaccctgatatcaaaaggtccactcccgatcaaattttccaaaaatcatccaactcTCCGAAACTTATCAATTGACGCCTAAATggcctatggacctccaaatcagtatagggacacgctcctaagactaagatcaccctacagagctattgggaccgtcaaaacTCCTTTTCGGAGTCTTCTTCATAcaattcaaactacggtcaattcctagaacttaaacttccaattcagagactatgtgtctcatttcactccgaaaccaaagaccaaacctcccgacaagtcacgtaaccacagaatgaaatagagggagcaataaagaggggttcggggctaatactctcaaaacaaccggtcaggtcgttacacccACAAGAATAGGGAATAAAAAGATTAAGATGAAAAAGAAGGCTAGAATACAAAGAAAATAGAGGGAAATCCCCACACGCCTTTTGGCGAGTTACCTTACATATTTCATTAAAAAATCGatggttttttttttaatatatagggGATATAGTTTAGGGGGATTTTGGGGACACCGAATATTTTAAGTATGTAACTGACAAAAATGTGATAATTTAGTGAGGTTTTAGGGTATTCACTTTAGttaaaatgcatttgtagcatgGGTGAATCCATCTGTTCGACATGGTGCATACACGCTAATCATGGGCGGATTCAAGATTTGAAAAAGATGGGTGTAGTATAacgaaaatatatatacaagattaaATTAAATTTGGGCGAAGTGCACTAGTATCCACTTTTAAGtctgctatttaaaatatattcataattGTAATGTATTTAAATATTAGTCAATTCACCCAAACTTCAGAAGTAAGTATCCTAATTTTTTATATCCTAAATTTTTGACATGCTAATTTGGTATTCAAGACTTAGTGTCCTAAAATTTTGAGCTGTTAATTTGAAATTCAGAACTAAGTGTCATGAATTTCTAAACTGCGAATTTGAAATTCAGGacataaaattttaatttctgaACACAATATTCGAACTTTAGGACATGATATCCTGAAGTTTGAAACTTGAGGTTTAAACTTCAAGACGTCGTGTCCTGAAATTTCAGCgaattggctaatctttaaatacttTGTTAactgtgaatatattttaaataggggATTTTTACCCTCCTATACTATATAtaaaactttattaccctccctaatcaagctttaacttaattacatggtcatatacaatttaccaattatatatatctctctctctctctctctctctctctctctctctctctctctctctctctctctctctctctctctctctctctctctctctctctctctctctctctctctctatatatatatatatatatatatatatatatatatatatatatatatatatatatatatatttttctccaatttttctccctttgatgttctctgttttttatgctttcttgttgtatagagttttaatgcaattcatcaatggatttcaatcgGTTTACTATATAGTTTtaacttagtaatttttaattGATGTTCGAAttaaaattgtcaatcaataacttttgaaggtatttgattctccatcattgacagccattaaaaagcttcgaagctttgaattcgaatttaagttttcaaaaactattctttatttggattgggtgttgttgcaaacaattgagaatattctttggaatttatatctcaattttgagggtgtttggtgaaaaTTACACTTGATTTTGGccgaatttcagattgaaactcgaagaagaagaagaagaagaagaagaagaagaagaagaagaagaagaagaagaagaagaagaagaagaagaaaaagacatgacaaataatatacttacgaaattatattaaagaagaagaacacatgacatacaatatgcTTACGAAATTATATTAAAGTTGTATGTAAATAgtataaattttgaaggtgtttgattcaccaccattgacaaccattaaaaagcttcgaagctttgaattcgaatttgagttttcaaaaactattctttgtttggattgggtgttgttgcaaataattgagaatattctttggagtttatatctcaattttgagggtgtttggtaaaTATTACATTTGATTTTGGCCTAATTTCagattgaaagaagaagaagaagaagaagaaggaggaggaggaggaggagaagaaggagTAGGAGTAGGAGGAGGAGgatgaggagaagaagaagaaagagaagaagaaggagaaggaggatgaggaggaggaagaagaagaagaacacatggcATACAATATGCTTACGAAATTATATTaaagttgtatgtaaattgtatttaagttgtattatgttgtagttatatatttttttatttgaatattgtaataaagttaaaaaatagttgtataatgtatgaatcgttgtaagaaatttgtatttatgttataactactatctttttacataaagttattgatatgtattaaaagagaaagttttgattggaatttttgAGAGATAGAAGAACACACCACATTCAAACtatatacaaatcatatacaaaatatatacaaaatacatattgtataaaacttgtatgaaaattgtattcaagttgtatgatgttgtagttgtatttaactagataaaaatgatgtatgaaagttgtagataagttgtaaataagttttatactatataattagttatataaaatttgtttttagttttatatgTTGTTCTAGATGTATCaaatttgtatgaaatttatttttaatttgtatgttgttATACCACATAAATTTGTATGATACTGCTGCcacttaaaatattatttatcgTATGAAGTTTTTTTATTTCATTAGTAAGTGATAGAATAAAATAAGAATAACTTTCTATTTTTACTAAATAAATGTTGGGAAAACAAAACAATAGCAAATTTAAACCAAACATTGTATGACTGTGACAATTAAGGAAGCAAATTCTTGTAACATTTATAGAACCATGTTTTGTTAAAAGCAATTAATTAAGGCCGCATAATTTTTTTTGACACTCCCTTATCACTTTGAAAAGATTTTACCTAAATTTTACAAGCAATTAGGGTggcagaaaaataaggaaagaggagaggaggaaaaaaagaaaaggggtgTAACtgaatcccctaatttaaggcattaataatggattgtatataatttgtaagtaatccttgtttaggggggtaatatacaaaactagcacaattttgataaataagtttcaaatattatatagGAAGAAAAAAATCCCTTAATATAGCATGCTTAAAAGTGTTTACATAGTGTCATTTTCGCGTTAAATTTGTTAGAATTCAAGTTTTAGATTCTTACCATTGAATCTAATACACTTTTAAAATTTATGTTCAAGATGAaacttttagaaaaaaaatacaaatatatatatatatatatatatgtactagTATCTATTCATATGTTACGTCTTCCATTATTACTAGCTTTAACGTAGACATTTGGCttaattataaatatttttacCGTGGCAAAAGAAGAATAGAGATTTTAACAtgtcaaatctgaaaattttaaaagaacaaccaaaaaaaaggaaaaagtattTAGTTAGAACGCAAGAAGGGACGCATAGGTTGGCCCAATACTAGAAAAGAAAGGTAAACGCAACAAAATAGACCCAAGAATTGAACTCGTAACCTCTCTGATAGAGGTGCAACCAACAACGGTTGCACCATATAATTCTTTATAAGTtggatatatacatatatatatatttttttaattatttatgaactTATCTACTATACACTAAGACATGATAACATGCTACCTACAAGAagttaaaatattattaatattacaaaaaaaattatattaccaGTGTAGATAAGTAAAGTCTCTTGAACAAGGTAAATTTTAGTAGCTAGGGAAGTAGGCACAAGGAAAAGGGACGATGAGAGCAAAAACAATCACGTGGTCTTGTACATGTAGACATACACATAACACATTAAGGGCCACCTTGTTCGTACAATAACAAACACATTTCTAAGCCCACTTgagatcaaatcatcaaatccaagCTTGGAAACACGCAAGTACTTCTCCTCCTTCCTCATTCAATTGAGAAACagattaaaatttaaatttaatgaatTAAAACTTTGTTGACTTTTAGCACTAAACAcgttatatttttaatattatatgttctaaatttaattttgctttttttaaaaattaagagCATATTTGAAAAGACACCCAATAATTGTATTTGTGTGTAATTGGATGTAATTACACATTTTGATATGTTTTTCtggccaagtaattacttggtcagTATAGAATTGAGTAAAATTAAAGAGGATGCAATTGCACTCTCCAATTCTTAGGAGAAAGATAAGaattgaaaataattatattgtgtaATTATAACctaatgtaactttttttttaaatattttctttcctaaTATATTAAGTAGTATTATTTTTTTAACTATTTCTCTTCCATTTCTCTTATCCTTTTTTTCAAACTTCCAAGTTGTTGCCTATGGTGTGCTTCcatataatttttttaacttcTTATATTTTGCTTCTTTTGTTattgttctttatttttttagttattaAACATAATCGTATTTTACTAGACTTATTTTTTATTCATTAGTATATATAACTAATAAATAAAGTAACTTCTAAGCTCAAGAATACAATAAATCATAAATTCTATATTATATTCAGATGAGATGGTAAAAAATTATAATTGAACcctttataaattattttaaattaagatattaattatttgaaagatagttaaattattttaaatatgtaATTTAAATACGCAGttataaataacatctaacatttattattatatatatatttatgtatttgtCACACAttaagatttgtttttttatttactAGTTTTATTTTCTAATCATtagtataaatatttattataaaaaagtACTTTATGAGTGCACGTCAAACTTTCTTATATTTACATGAGTTGGTGAAAAAATTAAATTCGTAATtgaaatttttattaattaacttAAGTAAAATATTAGTTATTTGTAAGATACcaattattttttatgatattatttaataatttataataatgtatttttatgggaaaatatttattttaaatacctcttagttaattaatttttgaTATCTACTATGTACATATGTTTGTCATACAATAAAACTTATTCACATATTAATCtgatattttttatttaactATGTTATTACACTCGTCTAATCAAACATGACAGTGGGATTTACACTGCAGTGACATTATGACAAACAAACATGCCATTCTTATTACTACACCGTATAATTACTAGAGTATGTAATCACTACCCTAATAATTGCATTGCCAGATAAATTACACATAGCTTTCCAAATAGACCCTAATAGTTTTTCTCACACGCACACATATTAAATTTCATTCGAACATGATTCAGTTGAATCCATTAAAAATAATTACTGCAAAACataattttttatatgaaatttatttataaaaatgtcGACCAATATTTTGTGTTAGAGTTGTCTTTTATAAGTGTgtttgtatgtgtatatatacacCATGTCTAAAATATTGAAATTAGTTTAATCAATATAGAACATAAACCATTATGCTGTTTgaccaaacttctaaaatcaccttattttgaaaagtttttttttcatttgattttcaaAAAAGTTTTATTTgctttgactaattaatttggaaagtatttttgagcagtaattagtatttgaccaaacttttaaaaaaagtgTTTTAAGTATATtcttctcaaaagtacttttgggaattcgaagaagctatttttttttttggttctaaAAAATTGCGTactattttttctttctaaaaacttggtcaaaccccTTAACGTTAGAAAAATAATGTTTGCGAAAAAGACATTTGACCAAACAAGCTTATATCATGCACATCAAAAATATTGAATTCAATTGACCCAACATAACATATACGGTAGTAATATGTAGCAGAAGTGAGAGGGGAGACAGAATTTAAAACTTATAAGTTTAATATTTTAATTCTTTTAAGGTACtttattctaaattaataatttatatataattcaatAATATTTTAAGACAAAAGTTATTGGGTGCAGTGGGATAGGTCCGCCGCTAGCAGAAGTATAGTAGAAGGAAGTGGTAGTTTTATGAGCTAGAAAAATTTCACTGACTTAAGAAGAAGGTTTCCTGGGATGCTTTTTCCCATGCAATTGTCTTCTTCACATCCAACATCGCTGTCTATGTTTTTGTACTGCTATATATCTCTCCCccactctttctctctctcctTCTAAATTTCCTTTCGTTGTGGTCCTTATCCTCCTTTATAACTTGATCATCATTACCACTTTTCTTCGTTGCAGGTCTATTTTCTAACTACCAGTACGCCCTCCTCTTTACTGctttactactactactactaccacttcCCATTGTGTAAGCTGCCATTCAAACAAGTTTTGAGCCATTAATTTGTACcccaaaaagaaaaggagaaaaattacTAGTAGTTGAAGTATGTCAGGGAGAAGGTCGAGGCAATCATCAGAGGAGGGGACGTCGAGGATTTCAGATGATCAGATCATTGAACTGATGTCCAAGTTGCAACAACTTCTTCCTGAAATTCCCACTCGTCGCACCAACAAGGTTATCATTTCTTACATTTTCTTTGATGTTTAATTATGTCTTCCTTCCATGTCAATTGTCATAAATATGCAGTTCATTTGAATATTTGCGTATAAACATCTTGTATACAAAGTTGTATGTATAGAGACGTCGGAGTTCTTTATATGCAGTGTCGTACACAAGGTTTTATGTCGGTGTTGTTGACCTACTATCCTAATTCAACTTGTATGATAGTCGGCCAATTACTTATGCTCTCAAATTGATGTtactttgtttattttcatctGATGATAGGAGTTTATTTTTCTATGAAGGGAAATCTTGGAACAACGATAAAGTTATCTCTGTATTACCTATAACGTATGAGTTAAGACTGTGGAAGtaaccactaatgcttgcattagagtAGACCCTTCCTCAAACTCTGCGTGAATGTGGAATACTTTGTACACGAGACAACCATTTTAGGAGTATATTACTATAtacatattattttttgtaaaaaaaattgttaTTTATACATATTTGTGAAGTTGAGTCAGAACATTCAGTGCCGTATGGATCTCTAGTTTGGTTATAGTAACCATTGGTTATACTTGAAGGAACATTAATTTTCAGCTAGTAATTTATCAAGTACTAATATTAAGATTTAATTTAGGCATACtaatattataaataatttttacatatgAGTGTAATTTAACCTTTTGTAATAATCACCTGCCTTATGTTAAACCGTAATCTTACGTCTATTGGGAACTCCGAAGAGTTCCAGTTTTACATATCCCAATTTGGtttcccaaaaataaaataaattggtaTGCATGGTCGAACAGCGAATCGCCGTACACTATTATCAAGTGATTAAAATAGCATGGTTTCTTTCGCTTTTTAAGGACTACATCTGAAAAGAGTAAAAGTTTGTCGTTGAAAAAGAGAAGATTATTATGTTCATAATAATGTTTTCGTAATGCTAGAATGATGCTCACAGGCATAGAGCCAGTTTAGCACGTAAGTCAAAATTTGACCTTTTTCAAGATCTGTAACACCtcgttccacaaattaaggcatgTTTGATTTTGTGCACTAACATACATGTTTGTCTATTCTCTCGCAACAACACGACAAGATACCCGGTATTATTTCAGTATTATCTCGCACCAGGTAAGAAAAACCTGATCCTCAACCCTCGGTTATCGACCATGCGCTCTCGTCAAAGAATCTGATTAATTTCTCATATACTGATTGATATATTGCGCAGGCATCAGCATCTAAAGTGCTTCAGGAAACATGCAACTACATAAGAAGCTTGCATAAAGAGGTGGATGATCTCAGTGATCGACTTTCTCAGTTGTTGTCCACCATTGATGCTGACAGTCCTGAAGCTGCAATCATTCGTAGTTTATTAATGTAATCTTCAATTTGTTCATCATATATTGAATAGACGTATTCTACTACCAAGTTCTtcgtttcttcttcctctctagGCTTTGCTGGTCACTACTATTAGCTAGGCCAATCTCATTAGTTAGCATTTATAACTTCCCCTTGCTTATTATATGTACACGCGCTTGTAAGGATGTTTCCCTAGattaaataataataagatgTACTTGTGCTCGACAGGTCCCTTTTGGAGTGCTTaagtttatatttttaattattaagtTAAGGTTAGCTATAAAAATTCTcacttgtttattttttattcaatCCAGGCCACACAGTAAGGAAACTTAATAATAGGAAGAACAAAATATACGCCAAAAAGGAGAATTGATCAGCGTGAAAGTTATCAATTAATCACCCTGAAAAGCGCTCTATTGAGAATTGACCACTGGAAAGAAACAGAAAAATGAATACATTTACATAACTTCGTAGTACGAAGACTAAAttaaagaaagaagaacaagGGGATGGGAGATGAATAACATATGTGTATGACTGTCATTTTATATATAGAATACATTATTGTTGTACACTTCCAGTTGGTCTTCTTATTTCGTCTCTGATGATGCGATTCCCCGTTTCATTAATGTTACTTTCCTAATTTTAATAcctaatatatattttttatttaggaCTATATCTGTTTAAATCTAAATGAAATTCTCATCAGATCTACTTCAATTTTGGGTGTTGCTTAGGCCGAGTTAAAAACTGGCTAGCTACCAGTATTTTACAATGCCATTCTATCAAGCCTAAGATCGGAATTTTCAGACCATTCGAAATATGCTTTCTAATTTACTATTCTCATGATAAGAAGAATGTCTCATCCATGTCCTTTGACAGAGATATTAATtaataacccatatatatatcTAGAATCTAATACAGTAATGAACATTCTGGTTATTTACTCTCAAAATTGaaaaacaattaaatttgtaagtgattttgaGAATACATAGATTTATTTGACACAAAGCATTAAATAAagacaaattaaataaataaggatgAAGTAAGCTCAAACCACATGAGAAAGACGATTTAAGCCTTAGTGAAATATTTGCCCTCGATCTGGGCTCGTAACAACAAGCACCGACGAACGAAAGCAGAAGaactaataataaaaaataataatgatatatTGCCTTGGAATGCGGGTTACAATATACTTTATGAATTATTAGACctcatttatatagtagaggagtgctactttaggtacaattctataaatgataaaaaatctTTTGATTTACTGATTGACGGTTCTTTATCGGTACGTGCCGAGATTCTCGCCGTAATATCCGGTCACGGATATTTTGGTCTTCCATTGGCTATGCTGACAATGTTTCTTCAAAGTCGTTTGAGGTTAGGACCAATTCCGGgatcatggcctcgatattcTCGAAGACATGCGTCTTGTCTCCAGGTTCTAGCCCGGTGGGACTTAGGGTCGATTTTTAGTCCTGTATTGTCATGTCTCGAGCCTGGCTTACCATGTTGGAGGCTAGGATGCACCAcgagctcgatttcgaccgtatacagatagtcccctcgtttttcgaagagtagacgacgagaaacgatatgagcttccgaTTCTTACTTCGATACACCGTGACAGAAATGACAAAACAACTGAAACGTTTCGTCAGTCAAGTCTTGatggcattaaatgcatgtcagtcGTCGGGCGGCCATTCCTGGATGCGAACCGTCGCTGAAATACTATAAATACCTCTTCCTTTGTTCATTTTAACTTTACATCCAAACTTTCTACCGTTATACCCTTAAGATTTCAATACTTTGTAGCACTTTCACTTCGATTATCTCAAATCTTTTGCAAGAAATCTAGTTTATCTTCATCTCAAGCCAACAAGTACAATCCTTCAACTTCCTTTCTTTCTCCAATTTCAtccattttttaaagaaatggcAAAGACTTCCAAAACCGTTCCCTAGAAAGAAACCCCTTCTACTTCGCGGTCGGCTACTGAGGCCGAGGAGATTGTTTTGCGTACTACCGTTGATGAACCAGTACCAGAACCCCCTTTGAAAATATTCATCCCCGGAGGATACTCGGTCAACGccgatttcaaggttgaaaaacCTTCCTCCGTACAAGGCCGGTGTGAGGAGGTCTCGAGATACATCTTCTAAATCACTGAAGAAGTCCTTCCTACGGTCTGAAAAGACTACAATTGGGTCGATGGACCCGATCATCAAAGATttctgtaagaggtacgaggtaTGCCTCAGTCAGATTTATCCTTCGCTCTGGAGGATTGTGATCCTCCTCCGGTTCTTCGTGAGCAGAATCGATTGGTGCTCATTCACCGTCGACCATCTTCTACATttgtacagtccccgaatcttctAGGGGGTACTGATAAAGCTCGTGCGCCGGGCCAGCAAAGCCCCGTTCTCAAGTATTGATGAAGACCAGGATCGGGGCTGGCAAGGCCGTTAtgtccgagtgaggacttcggacctgatcccagCTGAGCGCATACCATTCCCTAAGAAGTGGAATACATCATGTAAGTACAATTTTATTTTCGAAAGTCGATTTTATACTTATTTCCTTCTTTCTTAtcggtgttttgtggtggtgcagccATCGCTTGGGTCCCGAATGCtgtccctcgactcaaggagtgggttgaGAGTATCGTATCACATATGCCCTACTCCGAGCACTCATGACGCAAGCTCTCGAAGGGCCGTttggaggcccgttcccatggtgagaCTCCTTTTCTGACTAGTCAA
Proteins encoded in this window:
- the LOC107759358 gene encoding transcription factor PRE5, translating into MSGRRSRQSSEEGTSRISDDQIIELMSKLQQLLPEIPTRRTNKASASKVLQETCNYIRSLHKEVDDLSDRLSQLLSTIDADSPEAAIIRSLLM